The proteins below come from a single Micromonospora citrea genomic window:
- a CDS encoding LPXTG cell wall anchor domain-containing protein produces the protein MIFRNRALAFAGAGAAGILTAGLFAAPALADTSADLAIEATGTTIAVGAPGKTSTVSLLNKSKVDAKGILVGLDISKLDTSKVDINESGCNPREDGLILCGIEGDVLPAGADIDWGFPLTRKSGATGDAGQISAIILHEGSDPNESNNEVTVKVKVEGTGPDLTVVAGDVTKAVKVEGDKIKVVGDLRAGDTAQLIYSAFNQGDATATGLKISVKLPKGVTFAEAEEGCEYNSGKTSLVCTYRDADLIPVSQDKDGDDLIAGGRFYHLLTVGKDVKAGSLTGGQVTVEALGSQATTARAAGKSALPANAEPVATTEVDATDNTDAYAVVVTAKGGAGGGGEEPGLPLTGPQTGLIGGIGGAVLVAGAAMFVIARRRRVVLVTPGDEKPTA, from the coding sequence ATGATCTTCCGTAACCGTGCGCTGGCGTTCGCCGGCGCCGGCGCCGCCGGGATCCTGACCGCGGGCCTCTTCGCCGCCCCGGCCCTGGCCGACACCTCGGCGGACCTGGCGATCGAGGCGACCGGCACCACCATCGCGGTGGGCGCGCCCGGCAAGACCTCGACCGTCTCCCTGCTCAACAAGAGCAAGGTGGACGCCAAGGGCATCCTGGTCGGTCTCGACATCAGCAAGCTGGACACCAGCAAGGTCGACATCAACGAGAGCGGCTGCAACCCCCGCGAGGACGGCCTGATCCTCTGCGGCATCGAGGGCGACGTCCTGCCCGCCGGCGCCGACATCGACTGGGGCTTCCCGCTGACCCGCAAGAGCGGCGCGACGGGCGACGCGGGCCAGATCAGCGCGATCATCCTGCACGAGGGCAGCGACCCGAACGAGTCCAACAACGAGGTGACCGTCAAGGTCAAGGTCGAGGGCACCGGCCCGGACCTGACCGTGGTCGCCGGCGACGTGACCAAGGCCGTCAAGGTCGAGGGCGACAAGATCAAGGTCGTCGGTGACCTGCGCGCCGGGGACACCGCCCAGCTCATCTACTCGGCCTTCAACCAGGGTGACGCCACCGCCACCGGGCTGAAGATCAGTGTGAAGCTGCCCAAGGGCGTGACCTTCGCCGAGGCCGAGGAGGGCTGCGAGTACAACTCCGGCAAGACCTCGCTCGTCTGCACCTACCGCGACGCCGACCTGATCCCGGTGTCGCAGGACAAGGACGGCGACGACCTGATCGCGGGCGGCCGGTTCTACCACCTGCTCACGGTCGGCAAGGACGTCAAGGCCGGCAGCCTCACCGGTGGTCAGGTCACCGTCGAGGCGCTCGGCAGCCAGGCGACCACCGCCCGCGCCGCGGGCAAGAGCGCGCTCCCGGCCAACGCCGAGCCCGTGGCGACCACCGAGGTGGACGCCACCGACAACACCGACGCGTACGCTGTCGTCGTGACCGCCAAGGGCGGCGCGGGCGGCGGCGGCGAGGAGCCCGGCCTGCCGCTGACCGGTCCGCAGACCGGCCTCATCGGCGGCATCGGCGGCGCGGTCCTCGTCGCGGGCGCGGCGATGTTCGTGATCGCGCGTCGGCGCCGGGTGGTCCTGGTGACCCCGGGCGACGAGAAGCCGACGGCCTGA
- a CDS encoding LPXTG cell wall anchor domain-containing protein, translating to MTMHHRPLARLGAVALLASGAFTAVGTPAHAAGSAADLTVTAVVGTKVAEGTRIKTAYAKVTNNGPGTPSALVVKADTSKVDHYGEVAFLPAAEGCSGEGAAKPVLWTCVVPEEQIPGPGETLELPIVMIKRVPDVDEPYTAPVTLTVESPDDTTADNNSATVQIEISKESGVDLGVVVPDVTRQLAFDDVLKENPPTEALNPGDATTVLAFIENQGDRIADGLDLKIALPKGVTFDDGIQVKECEYAADLRSADCRAGLLQLAPGEGVLGAFPVEVAAGVKAPVSLTGGEVSLRARGELAATEANLARKRSSLPSFLHRPAGSRAAQAGDVDPTDNRDDFAVVVAAAGTGGGGQDGGDEDGGPLPVTGAQTGLVVGIGGAVLVAGAAMFLSARRRRVVLVTPGDEKPTA from the coding sequence ATGACCATGCACCACCGACCGCTGGCGCGCCTGGGCGCCGTCGCGCTGCTCGCCTCCGGCGCGTTCACCGCCGTCGGCACGCCGGCCCACGCCGCCGGCAGCGCCGCCGACCTCACCGTCACCGCCGTCGTCGGCACCAAGGTGGCGGAGGGCACCCGGATCAAGACGGCGTACGCCAAGGTGACGAACAACGGCCCCGGCACGCCGTCCGCGCTCGTCGTGAAGGCCGACACCTCGAAGGTGGACCACTACGGCGAGGTGGCCTTCCTCCCGGCCGCCGAGGGCTGCTCCGGCGAGGGCGCGGCGAAGCCGGTGCTGTGGACCTGTGTCGTGCCCGAGGAGCAGATCCCCGGGCCGGGGGAGACCCTCGAGCTGCCGATCGTCATGATCAAGCGCGTCCCCGACGTGGACGAGCCGTACACCGCCCCGGTCACGCTCACCGTGGAGTCCCCGGACGACACCACGGCGGACAACAACTCCGCGACCGTCCAGATCGAGATCAGCAAGGAGAGCGGCGTCGACCTCGGCGTCGTGGTGCCGGACGTCACCCGGCAGCTCGCCTTCGACGACGTGCTGAAGGAGAACCCGCCCACCGAGGCGCTGAACCCCGGCGACGCGACCACCGTCCTCGCGTTCATCGAGAACCAGGGCGACCGGATCGCCGACGGCCTCGACCTGAAGATCGCCCTGCCCAAGGGCGTGACCTTCGACGACGGCATCCAGGTCAAGGAGTGCGAGTACGCCGCCGACCTGCGGTCGGCCGACTGCCGGGCCGGCCTGCTCCAACTGGCCCCGGGCGAGGGCGTGCTCGGCGCCTTCCCGGTGGAGGTCGCCGCCGGTGTCAAGGCGCCGGTCAGCCTGACCGGCGGCGAGGTCTCGCTGCGCGCCCGCGGTGAGCTCGCGGCGACCGAGGCGAACCTGGCCCGCAAGCGCTCGTCCCTGCCGTCGTTCCTGCACCGACCGGCCGGCTCCCGCGCGGCGCAGGCCGGGGACGTCGACCCGACCGACAACCGCGACGACTTCGCCGTCGTGGTGGCCGCCGCCGGGACCGGTGGCGGCGGCCAGGACGGTGGCGACGAGGACGGAGGGCCGCTGCCGGTAACCGGCGCGCAGACCGGCCTGGTCGTCGGCATCGGCGGCGCGGTGCTGGTCGCGGGCGCGGCGATGTTCCTGTCGGCGCGGCGGCGCCGGGTCGTCCTGGTGACCCCGGGCGACGAGAAGCCGACGGCCTGA